The Medicago truncatula cultivar Jemalong A17 chromosome 4, MtrunA17r5.0-ANR, whole genome shotgun sequence genome includes a region encoding these proteins:
- the LOC11424759 gene encoding SCF E3 ubiquitin ligase complex F-box protein GRR1 gives MDAAEFYLPDECWECIFNFLNDDDDDNHHRYLKSLSLVSKRFLSITNCLRFSLTIVWYPTRLFLGRFFQRYPNLTSLDLSCYYGDLNKLLFQISRFQLNLTSLNLSNRSTIPANGLQSFSQKISTLTSLKCSKMNSIKNTDLFLIANCFPLLEELDLSNPIRFNDNSNFEDEVEALSLTLFKLQKINLSSHTYMNDQLLFVLFKNCKLLREAIILNCHRITIKGIASAIRERPTLRSFELDRYAVVKLITPHFIDSLVSLTSLDLTSSNISNEFLSSIAMKGLPLTRLVLCNCTGYTYDGILCLLSKSKCLQHLDLQYTRFLNNEHLYDTYMVQLSSFLSNLISINLSHCGKLTKSTLFALAGNCPSLNDIKMEYTLIGKESAENLILS, from the coding sequence aTGGATGCAGCTGAGTTTTATTTACCTGATGAATGTTGGGAGTGCATCTTCAATTTTCTCAATGACGACGATGACGACAACCACCATCGCTATTTGAAGTCTCTCTCCCTTGTTTCGAAGCGGTTTCTCTCTATCACAAATTGTCTTCGATTCTCTCTCACTATTGTCTGGTATCCAACACGTCTTTTCCTCGGTCGCTTCTTCCAAAGGTACCCAAACCTCACGTCTCTTGATCTCTCCTGTTACTACGGTGACCTTAACAAGCTTCTTTTCCAAATCTCTCGTTTCCAGTTAAATCTCACGTCACTCAATCTCTCCAACCGATCCACCATTCCTGCTAATGGGTTGCAATCTTTCTCCCAGAAGATTTCAACTTTAACTTCTCTCAAATGTTCCAAAATGAATTCCATAAAAAACACCGACTTGTTCCTTATTGCCAATTGTTTCCCTTTACTCGAAGAACTTGACCTCAGTAACCCCATACGGTTCAATGATAACAGCAACTTTGAAGATGAAGTAGAAGCTCTTTCATTAACACTTTTTAAACTCCAAAAGATAAATCTGTCTAGTCATACTTACATGAATGATCAATTACTTTTCGTGTTGTTCAAGAACTGTAAACTTCTCAGAGAGGCTATCATTCTTAATTGTCATCGCATAACCATCAAAGGCATTGCTTCTGCTATACGCGAGAGACCAACATTGAGATCTTTTGAACTGGACAGATATGCAGTTGTAAAGTTAATTACTCCACATTTCATTGACTCATTGGTGAGTTTGACTTCTCTCGATTTGACTTCTTCAAATATATCCAATGAGTTTCTCTCCTCTATTGCAATGAAAGGCCTTCCTTTGACGAGACTTGTCCTCTGCAATTGCACCGGCTATACTTATGATGGAATCTTGTGTTTGTTATCCAAGAGTAAATGTTTACAACATCTGGATCTTCAATATACTCGATTTTTGAATAACGAACATCTGTATGATACATATATGGTTCAATTGTCTTCGTTCCTTAGCAATTTGATCTCTATAAACCTTAGTCATTGTGGTAAGCTCACAAAATCAACCTTGTTTGCACTTGCTGGAAATTGTCCTTCacttaatgatattaaaatGGAATACACGCTTATTGGAAAAGAGAGTGCAGAGAATCTAATTCTTTCATAG